A stretch of Streptococcus sp. oral taxon 061 DNA encodes these proteins:
- a CDS encoding nucleobase:cation symporter-2 family protein, with protein sequence MKQQEKHSQAAVLGLQHLLAMYSGSILVPIMIASALGYSAQQLTYLISTDIFMCGVATLLQLQLNKHFGVGLPIVLGVAFQSVAPLIMIGQSHGSGAMFGALIASGIYVILISGIFSKVANLFPAIVTGSVITTIGLTLIPVAIGNMGNNVEKPTGQSLALAMITVLIILLVNIFTKGFIKSISILIGLIVGTIIAATMGLVDFSPVAEAPLVHIPTPFYFGAPQFEISSIVMMCIIATVSMVESTGVYLALSDITKDPIDSTRLRNGYRAEGLAVLLGGLFNTFPYTGFSQNVGLVKLSGIRTRLPIYYAAGFLILLGLLPKFGALAQIIPSPVLGGAMLVMFGFVSLQGMQILARVDFEHNEHNFLIAAVSISAGVGLNGSNLFNTLPTELQMFFSNGIVIASAVAIILNAILNRKK encoded by the coding sequence ATGAAACAACAGGAAAAACACTCACAGGCAGCCGTTCTTGGTTTGCAACACTTACTTGCTATGTACTCAGGTTCAATCCTAGTACCCATCATGATTGCAAGTGCTTTGGGGTATTCAGCTCAACAGTTGACATACCTTATCTCTACAGATATCTTTATGTGTGGGGTTGCAACTCTCCTACAATTGCAACTCAATAAACACTTCGGTGTTGGTTTGCCTATTGTTCTTGGGGTAGCCTTCCAGTCTGTTGCTCCACTTATTATGATTGGACAAAGTCATGGTAGTGGTGCCATGTTTGGTGCCTTGATTGCTTCAGGGATTTATGTTATCCTGATTTCAGGTATCTTCTCTAAGGTTGCCAATCTTTTCCCTGCAATCGTAACTGGTTCTGTTATCACAACTATCGGATTGACCTTGATTCCAGTTGCTATCGGAAATATGGGAAATAACGTTGAAAAACCAACTGGACAAAGTCTAGCCTTGGCAATGATTACTGTTCTCATTATTCTTTTGGTCAATATCTTTACAAAAGGATTTATCAAATCTATTTCGATTTTGATTGGTTTGATTGTCGGTACGATTATTGCAGCGACTATGGGCTTGGTTGATTTTTCTCCAGTAGCAGAAGCTCCACTGGTTCATATCCCAACTCCATTCTACTTTGGCGCTCCACAATTTGAGATTTCATCTATTGTCATGATGTGTATCATCGCTACTGTATCCATGGTAGAATCAACTGGGGTTTATCTTGCCCTTTCTGATATTACTAAAGATCCAATTGATAGCACTCGTCTCCGTAATGGTTATCGTGCTGAAGGTCTCGCTGTTTTACTTGGTGGACTTTTCAATACCTTCCCTTATACAGGATTTTCACAAAACGTAGGTTTGGTGAAACTTTCAGGTATTCGTACTCGTTTGCCAATCTACTACGCAGCTGGTTTCCTTATCTTACTCGGTCTTTTGCCTAAGTTTGGTGCCTTGGCTCAGATTATTCCTAGCCCTGTTCTTGGTGGAGCAATGCTCGTCATGTTCGGTTTTGTGTCTCTCCAAGGGATGCAAATCTTGGCTCGTGTAGACTTTGAGCACAATGAACACAACTTCCTCATTGCAGCAGTGTCTATTTCTGCTGGGGTTGGATTGAACGGAAGCAATCTCTTCAATACTTTACCGACTGAACTGCAAATGTTCTTCTCAAATGGTATCGTCATTGCGAGTGCTGTAGCCATTATCTTGAATGCTATTTTGAATCGTAAAAAATAA
- the leuB gene encoding 3-isopropylmalate dehydrogenase, producing the protein MTKKIVALAGDGIGPEIMEAGLEVLASIAEKTGFDFEIDRRPFGGAGIDATGYPLPDETLKACREADAILLAAIGSPQYDNAAVRPEQGLLALRKELNLYANIRPVKIFDSLKHLSPLKPERIAGVDFVVVRELTGGIYFGEHILEEKSARDINDYSYEEVERIIRKAFEIAKGRNKVVTSIDKQNVLATSKLWRKVAEEVVKDFPDVTLEHQLVDSAAMLMITNPAKFDVIVTENLFGDILSDESSVLSGTLGVMPSASHSENGPSLYEPIHGSAPDIAGQGIANPISMILSVAMMLRDSFGRYEDAERIEHAVEETLAAGILTRDIGGQASTREITEAIIERL; encoded by the coding sequence ATGACAAAGAAAATAGTTGCCCTAGCAGGGGATGGGATTGGACCAGAAATCATGGAAGCTGGTTTAGAAGTTCTTGCATCGATAGCTGAAAAAACAGGATTTGACTTTGAGATAGACAGACGCCCTTTTGGAGGTGCTGGTATTGATGCTACAGGATATCCCTTACCAGATGAAACACTCAAGGCATGTAGAGAAGCAGACGCTATTCTCCTAGCAGCTATCGGTAGTCCCCAGTATGATAATGCCGCAGTTCGACCTGAACAAGGCTTGCTGGCTCTTCGTAAGGAACTCAATCTCTATGCTAATATTCGTCCGGTTAAAATCTTTGATAGTCTCAAGCATTTATCACCTCTTAAGCCCGAACGAATTGCTGGTGTTGACTTTGTTGTAGTGCGTGAGTTGACAGGTGGGATTTACTTTGGTGAACATATCCTTGAAGAGAAATCGGCACGTGATATCAACGATTATAGCTATGAGGAAGTAGAGCGGATTATACGCAAGGCCTTCGAAATTGCAAAAGGTCGAAATAAAGTTGTTACTAGTATCGATAAGCAAAATGTATTAGCAACTTCAAAACTCTGGAGGAAAGTAGCTGAAGAAGTCGTAAAAGATTTTCCGGATGTAACCTTGGAACACCAGCTAGTCGACTCGGCTGCCATGCTCATGATTACAAATCCAGCCAAGTTTGATGTTATCGTGACAGAGAATCTTTTCGGAGACATCCTCTCGGATGAGTCAAGTGTCCTATCTGGTACACTTGGAGTCATGCCATCGGCTAGTCACTCTGAAAATGGACCGAGCCTTTATGAACCCATTCATGGTTCAGCACCTGATATAGCTGGTCAAGGCATTGCCAACCCCATTTCCATGATTTTATCAGTCGCTATGATGTTGCGTGATAGTTTTGGACGTTATGAGGATGCGGAGCGTATCGAGCATGCTGTTGAAGAAACTTTAGCAGCAGGAATTTTAACGAGAGATATAGGAGGACAGGCTTCAACCAGGGAAATAACAGAAGCCATCATTGAAAGACTATGA
- the ligA gene encoding NAD-dependent DNA ligase LigA: protein MNERMKELVELLNRYATEYYTSDNPSVSDSEYDRLYRELVELENAHPDQVLPESPTHRVGGKILDGFEKYSHQYPLYSLQDAFSREELDAFDARVRKELDDVTYICELKIDGLSISLTYEQGIFVAGATRGDGSIGENITENLKRVKDIPLSLPEKLDITVRGECYMPRASFNQVNLARQENGEPEFANPRNAAAGTLRQLDTAVVAKRNLATFLYQEASPSTRDSQEKVLEHLEQLGFVVNPRRLLAHSMDEVWKFIQEVGQERDQLPYDIDGVVIKVNDLAGQEQLGFTVKAPKWAVAYKFPAEEKEAKLLSVDWTVGRTGVVTPTANLTPVQLAGTTVSRATLHNVDYIAEKDIRKDDTVIVYKAGDIIPAVLRVVESKRVSEEKLDIPTNCPSCESKLLHFEDEVALRCINPRCPAQIKEGLIHFASRDAMNISGLGPSIVEKLFAANLVKDVADIYSLTVEDFLLLDGIKEKSAQKLYQAIQTSKENSAERLLFGLGIRHVGSKASQLLLQNFHSIESLAQASPEEVAGIESLGSVIAQSLQSYFETEGAKILLRELKELNVNLDYKGQVVVADAALSGLTVVLTGKLERLTRSEAKSKLENLGAKVTGSVSKKTDLVVAGADAGSKLQKAQELGIEIRDEAWLESL, encoded by the coding sequence ATGAATGAAAGAATGAAAGAGCTCGTTGAGTTGCTCAATCGCTATGCGACAGAGTATTATACAAGTGATAACCCATCTGTATCTGATAGTGAGTATGATCGTCTTTATCGTGAACTGGTAGAGTTAGAAAATGCTCACCCTGATCAAGTTTTACCAGAAAGTCCGACCCATCGCGTCGGAGGTAAGATTCTAGATGGATTTGAAAAATATAGTCATCAGTATCCTCTCTATAGTTTGCAGGATGCTTTTTCACGTGAAGAACTCGATGCCTTTGATGCGCGTGTTCGTAAAGAATTGGATGATGTTACTTATATCTGTGAGTTGAAGATTGATGGTTTATCGATTTCCTTGACTTATGAGCAGGGAATTTTTGTTGCTGGAGCAACTCGTGGTGATGGTTCAATTGGTGAAAACATCACGGAAAATCTCAAACGTGTCAAGGACATTCCTTTATCCTTACCAGAGAAATTAGATATCACTGTTCGTGGTGAATGTTATATGCCAAGAGCTTCTTTCAATCAAGTCAATCTTGCTCGTCAAGAAAACGGCGAGCCTGAATTCGCCAATCCACGAAATGCTGCTGCAGGAACACTTCGCCAATTAGATACAGCAGTAGTAGCCAAACGTAATCTTGCAACCTTCCTCTATCAAGAAGCAAGCCCTTCAACTCGGGATAGCCAAGAGAAGGTTTTGGAACATTTAGAACAATTGGGTTTTGTTGTTAATCCAAGACGCCTATTAGCACACAGCATGGATGAAGTTTGGAAGTTTATCCAAGAAGTAGGTCAAGAAAGAGACCAATTGCCTTATGATATCGACGGTGTCGTAATTAAGGTCAACGACCTAGCTGGTCAAGAGCAACTTGGATTTACAGTTAAAGCGCCTAAGTGGGCAGTCGCTTATAAGTTCCCTGCAGAAGAAAAAGAAGCAAAACTGCTTTCTGTTGACTGGACAGTAGGACGAACTGGTGTCGTAACTCCGACTGCCAATCTTACTCCGGTGCAATTGGCAGGTACAACAGTTAGTCGTGCAACGCTTCATAATGTTGACTATATCGCTGAAAAGGATATCCGCAAGGATGATACAGTCATTGTTTACAAAGCGGGTGATATCATACCAGCCGTTCTACGAGTGGTGGAGTCTAAACGTGTGTCGGAGGAAAAACTAGATATCCCAACAAACTGTCCAAGTTGTGAGAGCAAGCTGTTACACTTTGAAGATGAGGTGGCTCTTCGTTGTATAAACCCACGTTGTCCAGCTCAAATCAAGGAAGGTCTAATTCACTTCGCATCTCGTGACGCCATGAATATCTCTGGCCTTGGCCCATCAATCGTGGAGAAATTATTTGCTGCTAATTTGGTTAAGGATGTTGCAGATATTTATAGCTTGACTGTGGAAGATTTTCTCTTATTAGATGGTATCAAGGAGAAATCAGCTCAAAAACTTTATCAGGCTATTCAAACTTCTAAAGAAAATTCTGCTGAAAGACTTTTGTTTGGTTTGGGGATTCGTCATGTAGGAAGTAAGGCAAGTCAGTTGCTTTTACAAAACTTCCACTCAATCGAATCGCTAGCACAAGCCAGTCCTGAAGAAGTTGCAGGCATTGAAAGTTTGGGAAGTGTCATTGCTCAAAGTCTCCAATCTTATTTTGAGACTGAGGGCGCTAAAATCCTTTTAAGAGAATTGAAAGAATTAAATGTTAATCTAGATTATAAAGGACAGGTCGTTGTAGCAGATGCTGCCTTATCAGGTCTAACAGTCGTATTGACAGGAAAACTTGAACGTCTTACTCGCTCGGAAGCTAAAAGTAAACTCGAAAATCTTGGAGCCAAGGTAACGGGTAGTGTATCGAAGAAGACGGACCTTGTGGTAGCAGGAGCAGATGCAGGTAGCAAACTCCAAAAAGCACAAGAACTTGGAATTGAGATTCGAGATGAAGCTTGGTTGGAGAGTTTATAA
- the guaC gene encoding GMP reductase produces MLNEFPIFDYEDIQLIPNKCVLKSRAEADTQVTLGKHTFKLPVVPSNMQTILDEDVAEQLAKGGYFYIMHRFDEAGRIPFVKRMHEKGLIASISVGVKEYEYDFVSQLKEDAPEYITIDIAHGHADSVISMIQHIKKELPDTFVIAGNVGTPEAVRELENAGADATKVGIGPGKVCITKVKTGFGTGGWQLAALRWCAKAARKPIIADGGIRTHGDIAKSIRFGASMVMIGSLFAGHIESPGKTVEVDGKQFKEYYGSASEYQKGAYKNVEGKKILLPAKGHLQDTLTEMEQDLQSSISYAGGRKVADLRHVDYVIVKNSIWNGDAH; encoded by the coding sequence ATGTTAAACGAATTTCCGATCTTTGACTATGAAGATATTCAGCTAATCCCTAACAAATGTGTCCTTAAAAGTCGTGCAGAAGCTGACACACAAGTGACACTTGGGAAGCACACCTTTAAGTTACCAGTTGTTCCTTCAAATATGCAAACTATCTTGGATGAAGATGTTGCAGAACAACTTGCAAAAGGTGGTTATTTCTATATTATGCATCGCTTCGATGAAGCTGGGCGCATTCCTTTTGTGAAACGCATGCATGAAAAAGGTTTGATTGCTTCTATCTCTGTTGGTGTTAAAGAATACGAATATGATTTTGTTAGTCAATTAAAGGAAGATGCGCCAGAGTATATCACTATTGATATCGCTCATGGACATGCCGACAGTGTGATTTCAATGATTCAGCACATCAAAAAAGAATTGCCAGATACGTTTGTCATCGCTGGTAACGTTGGTACTCCCGAGGCAGTTCGTGAACTTGAAAATGCTGGAGCAGACGCTACTAAGGTCGGAATCGGTCCAGGTAAAGTATGTATTACTAAGGTTAAAACAGGCTTTGGTACAGGTGGTTGGCAACTAGCAGCTCTTCGCTGGTGTGCTAAAGCTGCGCGTAAACCGATTATTGCCGATGGTGGTATCCGTACACACGGAGATATTGCTAAGTCAATTCGCTTTGGTGCTAGTATGGTTATGATTGGCTCACTATTTGCAGGCCATATCGAAAGCCCTGGTAAAACTGTCGAAGTCGATGGTAAACAATTTAAAGAATACTATGGTTCTGCTTCAGAATACCAAAAAGGTGCCTATAAGAATGTCGAAGGTAAGAAAATTCTTCTTCCTGCCAAAGGACATTTACAAGATACCCTAACTGAGATGGAACAAGATTTGCAAAGTTCGATTTCTTATGCTGGAGGTCGAAAGGTAGCTGATCTTAGACATGTAGATTATGTGATTGTGAAGAACTCTATCTGGAATGGAGATGCTCACTAA
- the leuC gene encoding 3-isopropylmalate dehydratase large subunit, translating to MTGKSIFDKLWDLHVITGEEGQPQLMYVDQHYIHEVTSPQAFQGLRDAGRRLRRPDLTFGTFDHNVPTVNIYDIRDVISKAQIDKLAENVEEFGIEHAAHGSEKQGIVHMVGPETGRTQPGKFIVCGDSHTATHGAFGAIAFGIGTSEVEHVFATQTIWQVKPKKMLVEFTGVPQKGVYSKDFILALIAKYGVACGVGYVVEYRGQAVDALSMEERMTICNMSIEFGSKMGIMNPDQKTYDYLKGRECIPKDFDTAVADWERLVSDDDAFYDKVIRMDVSELAPMVTWGTNPAMGVDFETSFPEIKDMNDERAYHYMDLQPGQKPADIELGYVFIGSCTNARLSDLQLAARFVEGKKIAPNLTAIVVPGSRPVKRAAEKLGLDKIFQDAGFEWRDPGCSMCLGMNPDKVPDGVHCASTSNRNFEDRQGFGAKTHLCSPAMAAAAAIAGRFVDVRQMPEAQ from the coding sequence ATGACAGGAAAATCGATTTTTGATAAATTATGGGACCTCCATGTAATCACAGGAGAAGAGGGACAACCGCAACTCATGTATGTGGATCAGCACTACATCCATGAGGTGACCAGTCCTCAAGCTTTTCAAGGATTACGAGATGCAGGGCGTAGATTGAGAAGACCGGATTTAACATTTGGCACCTTTGACCACAATGTCCCGACGGTCAATATATATGATATTCGAGATGTAATCTCCAAAGCACAGATTGATAAGTTAGCTGAAAATGTTGAGGAGTTCGGGATTGAACATGCTGCCCACGGTTCTGAAAAACAAGGCATCGTTCACATGGTTGGTCCAGAAACAGGACGAACACAACCAGGAAAATTTATCGTCTGTGGAGATAGCCATACGGCGACCCATGGAGCTTTTGGAGCCATTGCCTTTGGAATTGGGACCAGTGAGGTCGAGCATGTCTTTGCTACTCAAACTATTTGGCAGGTTAAACCCAAGAAAATGTTGGTGGAATTCACAGGAGTTCCTCAAAAGGGAGTCTATTCCAAGGATTTCATCCTAGCCTTGATTGCCAAGTACGGCGTTGCCTGTGGTGTAGGCTACGTGGTGGAGTATCGAGGTCAGGCCGTTGATGCACTTAGTATGGAAGAGAGAATGACTATCTGCAATATGTCCATAGAATTTGGATCCAAGATGGGAATTATGAATCCAGATCAGAAGACTTATGATTATCTCAAGGGACGAGAGTGTATTCCAAAAGATTTTGATACAGCAGTAGCTGATTGGGAAAGGCTGGTTAGTGATGACGATGCTTTCTATGACAAGGTTATCCGTATGGATGTTTCTGAATTAGCACCTATGGTGACTTGGGGAACTAATCCTGCCATGGGAGTTGACTTTGAAACTAGCTTTCCAGAAATAAAAGATATGAATGATGAACGTGCTTATCATTACATGGATTTACAGCCAGGTCAGAAACCAGCAGATATCGAACTTGGCTATGTCTTTATCGGTTCTTGTACCAACGCTCGGCTCAGCGATTTACAACTAGCAGCTCGGTTTGTAGAAGGGAAGAAAATCGCTCCCAACTTGACGGCTATCGTGGTACCCGGTTCTCGACCAGTCAAGCGAGCTGCTGAAAAGCTGGGCTTGGATAAGATTTTCCAAGATGCTGGCTTTGAGTGGAGAGATCCAGGTTGCTCTATGTGTCTAGGGATGAATCCCGACAAGGTTCCTGATGGTGTTCACTGCGCCTCAACTAGCAATCGTAACTTTGAAGATAGGCAGGGATTTGGAGCGAAGACTCATCTTTGTAGTCCAGCAATGGCAGCTGCCGCAGCTATCGCAGGACGTTTCGTAGACGTTCGGCAAATGCCAGAGGCCCAGTAA
- a CDS encoding xanthine phosphoribosyltransferase, translating into MKLLEERILKDGNILGENILKVDSFLTHQVDYSLLREIGRTFAEHFKNAGITKVVTIEASGIAPALYVAEQLDVPMIFAKKAKNITMNEGILTAEVFSFTKQVTSTVSIAGKFLSPGDKVLIIDDFLANGQAAKGLIQIIEQAGATVEAVGIVIEKSFQDGRELLEKSGHQVVSLARLERFENGRVIFKEADI; encoded by the coding sequence GTGAAATTACTAGAGGAACGTATTTTAAAAGATGGGAATATTCTAGGTGAGAATATTCTTAAGGTGGATTCCTTCTTGACCCACCAAGTTGACTATTCCTTGCTGCGTGAGATTGGTCGTACTTTTGCAGAGCATTTTAAAAATGCTGGCATTACAAAAGTTGTAACCATTGAAGCATCTGGAATTGCTCCAGCTCTATATGTTGCAGAACAATTAGATGTACCTATGATTTTTGCTAAGAAGGCAAAAAATATTACCATGAATGAAGGAATTTTAACTGCAGAAGTATTTTCTTTCACGAAACAAGTTACTAGCACTGTATCTATTGCAGGGAAGTTCTTATCTCCAGGAGATAAAGTATTAATTATTGATGATTTCTTGGCTAATGGTCAAGCAGCTAAAGGTTTGATTCAGATTATCGAGCAAGCTGGTGCTACAGTTGAGGCCGTCGGAATTGTGATTGAAAAATCCTTCCAAGATGGTCGTGAGCTGTTAGAAAAATCAGGTCATCAGGTAGTATCACTTGCTCGTTTAGAGCGTTTTGAAAATGGAAGAGTTATCTTCAAGGAGGCAGACATCTAA
- the leuD gene encoding 3-isopropylmalate dehydratase small subunit, whose translation MEKFTVYTGTTVPLMNDNIDTDQILPKQFLKLIDKKGFGKYLMYAWRYVDDQYTEDPDFVFNRPEYRKASILITGDNFGAGSSREHAAWALADYGFKVVIAGSFGDIHYNNELNNGMLPIVQPREVREKLAQLKPTDQVTVDLEQQTIITPVGEFTFEIDSEWKHKLLNGLDDIGITLQYEDLIAAYEKQRPAYWQE comes from the coding sequence ATGGAAAAATTTACAGTTTATACAGGAACAACGGTTCCTCTTATGAATGATAATATCGATACCGACCAAATCCTACCCAAACAGTTTCTGAAGTTGATTGATAAGAAAGGTTTTGGAAAATACCTCATGTATGCTTGGCGTTATGTGGATGATCAGTATACTGAGGATCCAGACTTTGTCTTTAACCGACCTGAATATCGCAAAGCTAGTATTCTCATCACAGGAGATAATTTTGGGGCTGGTTCTTCGAGGGAACACGCCGCTTGGGCATTAGCGGACTACGGTTTTAAGGTCGTGATTGCCGGCTCTTTTGGAGATATTCATTACAATAATGAACTCAATAATGGTATGTTGCCTATTGTTCAGCCTAGGGAGGTTAGAGAAAAGCTAGCCCAACTTAAACCGACTGACCAGGTAACTGTGGACTTGGAACAACAAACAATCATCACACCAGTTGGAGAATTCACTTTCGAAATTGATAGTGAGTGGAAACACAAGCTCTTAAATGGTTTAGATGATATCGGTATTACCTTGCAGTATGAAGACTTGATTGCTGCTTATGAAAAACAACGACCAGCCTACTGGCAAGAATAA
- a CDS encoding L-threonylcarbamoyladenylate synthase, with translation MTKHIQWTGTLSQEGYDILKGEGGCIVCPTKVGYIIMTSDKAGLERKFEAKERNRNKPGVVLCGSMDELRALAQLNPEIEAFYQKHWNEDILLGCILPWKPEAFEKLKAYGDGREELMTDVRGTSCFVIKFGKAGEQLAAKLWEEGKMVYASSANPSGKGNRGKVEGIGERIEGAVDLVIEADDYVASIQPDKTVETRYEQGVMVSMVDKDGKLIPEQGGARSISPAPVVIRKGLDIDKIMMHLSDTFNSWDYRQGEYY, from the coding sequence ATGACAAAACACATTCAATGGACGGGAACACTTTCACAAGAAGGTTATGACATTTTAAAAGGTGAGGGTGGATGTATCGTTTGTCCTACTAAAGTTGGTTACATTATCATGACTAGCGACAAGGCAGGACTTGAGCGCAAGTTTGAAGCTAAAGAACGTAATCGTAATAAACCAGGTGTTGTCCTCTGCGGCAGCATGGATGAGCTTCGCGCTTTAGCACAACTCAATCCAGAAATTGAAGCCTTCTATCAAAAACATTGGAATGAAGACATTCTTCTTGGTTGTATCCTTCCATGGAAACCAGAAGCCTTTGAGAAATTGAAAGCATACGGTGATGGACGTGAAGAACTCATGACCGATGTGCGTGGAACGAGCTGTTTCGTTATCAAGTTTGGGAAAGCTGGTGAACAATTGGCAGCTAAACTTTGGGAAGAAGGCAAAATGGTATATGCTTCATCTGCAAACCCTTCTGGAAAAGGAAACCGAGGTAAGGTTGAAGGAATCGGTGAACGTATCGAAGGAGCAGTGGATCTTGTCATCGAAGCAGACGACTATGTTGCATCTATCCAACCAGACAAAACAGTTGAAACACGATACGAACAAGGTGTGATGGTGTCTATGGTTGATAAGGATGGCAAACTCATACCAGAACAAGGTGGAGCACGTTCAATCTCACCAGCTCCAGTTGTGATCCGTAAAGGACTTGATATTGATAAAATCATGATGCACTTATCAGATACCTTTAATTCATGGGATTACCGTCAAGGTGAGTATTATTAA
- a CDS encoding DUF1294 domain-containing protein produces MKINQGITFALLIWNLLIFVIYGIDKSKAKRGAWRIPEKYLLSFAFFCGGFGAWLAGITFHHKTRKWYFKTVWFLGIVTTLVALYLIWR; encoded by the coding sequence ATGAAGATAAATCAAGGAATTACTTTTGCTCTCTTAATTTGGAACCTTTTGATTTTTGTCATCTATGGCATTGACAAATCCAAAGCCAAAAGAGGTGCTTGGCGCATCCCTGAAAAATATTTATTATCATTTGCATTCTTTTGTGGTGGTTTTGGTGCCTGGTTGGCAGGAATCACCTTTCACCACAAGACCAGAAAATGGTATTTTAAAACAGTTTGGTTCCTAGGAATAGTGACTACACTAGTAGCTTTGTATTTGATATGGAGGTAA